The following are encoded in a window of Parambassis ranga chromosome 15, fParRan2.1, whole genome shotgun sequence genomic DNA:
- the LOC114446939 gene encoding oleosin-B3-like: MNKIAGVIGEKVGDMVEGAVKNALGFDDKSKNKNKTKEKGGGIFSFGKDKKKEEEKDKGGLFSFGGNKKDKDGGGLFSRGEDDHTDKQKKSGFAGLFAEGQAGGADGGGEGAMMGGGGEEACAGFQGQSVAVTGGDLLDDLMEAADEMSKGN, translated from the exons atGAACAAAATCGCTGGAGTGATTGGGGAGAAAGTGG GAGACATGGTGGAGGGCGCCGTGAAGAACGCCCTGGGCTTCGACGACAAgagcaagaacaagaacaagaccAAGGAGAAAGGTGGAGGAATCTTCTCGTTTGGAAAAgacaagaagaaagaggaggagaaggacaaaGGAGGACTGTTCTCCTTTGGAGGCAACAAGAAggacaaagatggaggaggactCTTCTCCAGAGGCGAAGACGACCACACAGACAAGCAGAAGAAGTCGGGCTTCGCAGGCCTGTTCGCTGAGGGACAGGCAGGCGGAGCTGACGGAGGCGGCGAGGGGGCGATgatgggaggagggggagaggaagcATGCGCAGGATTCCAGGGGCAGAGTGTAGCAGTGACGGGTGGAG ACCTGCTGGATGATCTGATGGAAGCGGCCGACGAGATGTCGAAGGGAAACTAA